The Peptacetobacter hiranonis DNA window GGTGGTCAATATTATGGAAGAAATAGTAATGAGAAGATTAGCTATTAAATCTTTCCACATAGAGGAAGTGGAAATGGGATCTACTGTAGCTCTAAAAGGGAAAAAACTTCTATTAAATAAGAATAGAGTTCAGGAACTTATAGACGCAGATGATTTAATAACTGATATTAAACTAGAAGTAATTGAACCTAAAGCTAAAAACCCTGCTGATTATGACAGGGAAATTAACACAATAATGGATATTATACCAATATCTACTAAAGTATTAGGAACTCTTGGAGAAGGTCTTACACACACTTTAACAGGTGTTTATGTAATGCTTACAGGAGTTGATGAAGATGGAAGACAGATGCATGAATTTGGATCATCAGAAGGTAGACTTGCTGAACAGATGGTTCTAGGTAAATGTGGTACTCCATCAGAAAATGACTACATAATACATATGGAT harbors:
- the prdD gene encoding proline reductase cluster protein PrdD, translating into MEEIVMRRLAIKSFHIEEVEMGSTVALKGKKLLLNKNRVQELIDADDLITDIKLEVIEPKAKNPADYDREINTIMDIIPISTKVLGTLGEGLTHTLTGVYVMLTGVDEDGRQMHEFGSSEGRLAEQMVLGKCGTPSENDYIIHMDVTIKGGLPYDRHLPNACFKACDDFIQDIRAILKREDGRHASESHEFFDKVRPGGKKVVIVKQIAGQGAMYDNQLFSDEPSGFEGGTSIIDMCNMPMILSPNEYRDGALRALV